A stretch of DNA from Thalassospiraceae bacterium LMO-SO8:
TGTCGAACCGGGGCCGGGGCGGGGCGCAGCCCATCAACAACGGCGGCGCCTATTGGCATTCGGACATCACTTACGAAGACGTCCCGCCCATGGGCTCCATCCTGCATGGCCTGATCACCCCGCCGGAGGGTGGCGACACCCTCTACGCGGACATGACGGCCGCCTATGACGCCCTCGACGACGCCACCAAGGCGAAGATCGAAGGCCTCAAGGCCGTTCATACCTACCGCACCCGCTACGAAGCCATGATGAACGCCGGCGTGCGCCCGGTGAAGACCGAGGAAGAACTGTCGCAGTGGGTCGATGTCATCCACCCGATCGCCCGCACCCACCCGGAAACGGGCAAGAAGGCCATCTTCGTCAACGAAGGCTTCACCTCGCGCGTCGAAGGCATGGGCGACAACGAAAGCCGCGACCTTCTGGAACACCTGTTCGAGCATTCGACCCAGGACCAGTTCGTCTACCGCCACAAATGGCAGCAGGGCGACGTGGTGATGTGGGACAACCGCTGCACCATGCACCGGGCCACGGACTATGACCT
This window harbors:
- a CDS encoding TauD/TfdA family dioxygenase — its product is MTIQIPVKPLDNPLAAEVVGLDLNMDLDDQTIADLHKAWMAYPVLVVRGQQDLTMERHLEYSRRFGDLQRHTVKEILHPEFPEILVLSNRGRGGAQPINNGGAYWHSDITYEDVPPMGSILHGLITPPEGGDTLYADMTAAYDALDDATKAKIEGLKAVHTYRTRYEAMMNAGVRPVKTEEELSQWVDVIHPIARTHPETGKKAIFVNEGFTSRVEGMGDNESRDLLEHLFEHSTQDQFVYRHKWQQGDVVMWDNRCTMHRATDYDLSQERSMHRTTVRGTRPV